The sequence below is a genomic window from Syntrophorhabdaceae bacterium.
CAGAAACAAGAGGACGTGGTACGGCTACATCCAGCAGGACCTGACTATTCCGCGATCCGAGAATATCTATTTCATCGCGTCCCCGGTGTTAAGGCAGGAGATGGGGGAGCAGTTCGTGAATTTGAATATTAAAGAGATCGCGGAAACCCCCTTTTATCAATAAACCGACTTACTATAAGAGAGGCGTATGCAGGACGTGTTAAGCATGCTTGAAAGATGCGAACTCTGTCCCCGCCGGTGCGGGGCCGACAGGGCGGCAGGTGAGAGAGGGTTTTGCGGCGCCGCAGGTAAAGTCAGAATCGCCCATTACGGGCCGCACCATGGCGAGGAGCCTCCGATCTCCGGCAGACTGGGTTCCGGCACGATCTTTTTTTCGTTCTGCAACTTAAGGTGTATATTCTGCCAGAACTATCAGATAAGCCATGATGGCATGGGAGAGGAGATATCAATCGAGGAACTGACGGACCTGTTTTTTAATCTCGAAGGACGGGGATGTCACAATATTAATCTGGTAAGTCCAACGCCGTATACGGCGCATATCGCGGTGGCGATCCGGGCCGCCCGCGAGCGGGGTCTTAAGATACCGATCGTCCATAATACGAACGCCTATGAAAATGTTGAGGCATTGAAACTGCTCGATGGATTGATCGACATCTATCTTCCTGATTTTAAGTACGCCGACCCTCAAGTTGCAGAGAAGCTTTCCGGTGTCCCCGTGTCCTTGTCCTATCCCGATTCCGCCAGGGAGGCCATTTTGGAGATGAAGCGACAGGTCGGTGACCTGATTGTTAAGAGGGGGGTAGCGAAGAGGGGCCTTATCATGCGACATCTCGTGCTCCCCGGCGGGCTCGCCGGCTCTCAAGAGGTTTTCGGGTGGGCGGCTAAGAATCTTGGCACAGGCACCTTTATAAGCCTCATGTCACAGTATTATCCGGTTCACAGAGCGCACACGGTGGACTTGCTGGCAAGAAAGAT
It includes:
- a CDS encoding radical SAM protein — its product is MQDVLSMLERCELCPRRCGADRAAGERGFCGAAGKVRIAHYGPHHGEEPPISGRLGSGTIFFSFCNLRCIFCQNYQISHDGMGEEISIEELTDLFFNLEGRGCHNINLVSPTPYTAHIAVAIRAARERGLKIPIVHNTNAYENVEALKLLDGLIDIYLPDFKYADPQVAEKLSGVPVSLSYPDSAREAILEMKRQVGDLIVKRGVAKRGLIMRHLVLPGGLAGSQEVFGWAAKNLGTGTFISLMSQYYPVHRAHTVDLLARKIRQEEYDEVVDYLVSEGFDNVFIQELESAPLFVPDFDKTEPFK